A genomic region of Miscanthus floridulus cultivar M001 chromosome 3, ASM1932011v1, whole genome shotgun sequence contains the following coding sequences:
- the LOC136546037 gene encoding carotenoid 9,10(9',10')-cleavage dioxygenase-like — protein MMMKASASFLPSLPPRTYGAPPSIMSAGSARSKTLSARSSSKPLSGGLLGHLSSKMDEASMALKDVPQRLLDVLVDATFEFTGQPLYPSESNFAPVDEIGEAIEIHQIEGAIPDDFPEGVYIRIGSNPLFGAQHSTTSIFGQSREIWVEGEGMLHALYFTKSTSGSSWSLSYANRYVQSETFKLETARQKPCFLPATEGDSAAIIAAFMFNYLRFGKVNKDIINTNVFEHAGRVFAVAENSLPHEIFIDSLDTGDTWDIDGEWDRPAFTAHPKVAPGSGDLVIYGINAKKPFLVIGVVSADGTKLKHRVDLKLDRCIFCHEIGVTPKYNVIMDVPLTFDISRLIKGGQLLQFEKESYARIGVMPRYGNADSVIWFNVEPFCMFHLINCFEEGDEVVVQGLRSPDSIIPGPRLALNKYGLSELTEDDKPMKQEINEEFFFRLYQWRLNLKTNCVSGEYLTGTEFSIEFPTINDQYTGLQHSYAYAQVVDSVTISCGKCVKVNPKYRGFAKFYLDKRNNTEISGANLIKTHYHWLSKDEFCSGATFVPRVGGSHEDDGWIISFVHDEKTNTSQVHIIDAQRFEDAPVAKIALPRRVPYGFHGTFITN, from the exons ATGATGATGAAGGCGTCGGCTTCGTTTCTTCCGAGCCTACCTCCTCGCACCTACGGGGCTCCACCATCCATCATGTCTGCAGGGTCTGCTCGCTCAAAAACCTTGTCTGCAAGATCCAGCTCAAAG CCTTTGTCTGGAGGCCTCCTGGGGCATCTTTCGTCCAAGATGGACGAAGCCTCCATGGCACTCAAGGACGTGCCGCAGAGACTGCTGGATGTGCTGGTTGATGCAACCTTCGAATTCACTGGTCAACCTCTGTATCCCTCCGAG AGCAATTTTGCACCGGTCGACGAAATCGGTGAAGCCATAGAGATACACCAGATTGAAGGAGCGATACCAGATGATTTCCCCGAGGGGGTGTACATCAGAATTG GTTCCAATCCACTCTTTGGTGCCCAACATTCGACGACCTCAATCTTCGGACAATCCAGGGAGATATGGGTTGAGGGTGAGGGCATGCTCCATGCCCTCTACTTCACCAAAAGCACTTCAGGCTCTTCTTGGTCACTCTCCTATGCCAACCGCTACGTGCAATCCGAGACGTTCAAGCTTGAAACAGCCCGGCAGAAACCTTGCTTCCTCCCTGCCACTGAGGGCGACTCTGCAGCCATCATCGCCGCCTTCATGTTCAACTAT CTGAGGTTTGGCAAGGTGAACAAGGACATCATCAACACCAATGTGTTTGAGCATGCCGGCAGGGTGTTCGCTGTCGCTGAGAACTCTCTACCTCACGAGATCTTCATAGACAGCCTCGACACTGGCGATACCTGGGACATTGATGGGGAATGGGATCGGCCCGCTTTCACGGCACATCCAAAG GTAGCTCCTGGATCAGGCGATCTTGTCATCTATGGAATAAATGCAAAGAAGCCATTCCTAGTAATTGGAGTTGTCTCAG CTGATGGAACCAAACTAAAGCATAGAGTTGATCTCAAGCTGGACAGATGTATATTTTGTCATGAAATAGGAGTTACTCCAAA GTACAATGTAATCATGGATGTACCACTTACTTTCGACATCAGTAGACTTATCAAAGGTGGCCA GTTGTTGCAGTTTGAGAAGGAAAGTTATGCGAGAATTGGGGTTATGCCCCGTTATGGCAATGCAGATTCAGTTATCTGGTTTAATGTTGAACCATTCTGCATGTTCCATCTAATCAATTGTTTTGAAGAGGGTGATGAG GTTGTGGTACAAGGTCTCCGTTCACCAGACTCTATAATACCAGGTCCAAGACTTGCCCTGAACAAGTATGGATTGTCTGAGCTTACAGAAGATGACAAGCCCATGAAACAAGAAATTAACGAGGAATTTTTCTTTCGGTTATACCAATGGAGATTAAACTTGAAAACAAACTGTGTCTCAGGGGAGTATTTAACTGGAACAGAGTTTTCAATCGAATTCCCAACGATCAATGACCAGTACACAGGCTTGCAACATAGTTATGCCTATGCACAAGTTGTGGACTCTGTAACAATCTCTTGTGGCAAATGTGTGAAAG TCAATCCGAAGTATAGAGGTTTTGCAAAATTCTACCTTGATAAGAGAAACAACACAGAG ATATCTGGGGCAAATCTCATAAAAACGCATTATCACTGGCTTAGTAAAGATGAGTTCTGCTCTGGAGCAACATTTGTACCGCGAGTTGGTGGGTCACATGAAGATGATGGGTGGATTATTTCATTTGTACATGATGAGAAAACTAACACATCACAG GTGCATATAATTGATGCTCAAAGATTTGAAGATGCTCCTGTTGCAAAAATAGCATTACCACGAAGAGTACCGTATGGCTTCCATGGAACTTTCATCACAAACTGA